TTTTCGCCGGATGTGCATTGTGCCAGAGAAACCCCAAAGCGGTAACCAAACCAGTCATCCCCGCCCAGGAAACGGCCTTCTCCACATCACCCAATGTAAGAAGTCCCGTAAAAGAGATGACCGCTGCGCCAGCGGCGAGTCCATCCAACCCATCGGTGACATTAAAAGCATTGAGAAAACCGACAGATGCGAACGTCAAGAGCATCGCGGCAAGTAAAAATTCCGGACGAAAACCTGGAAAAAATTCCAAATTCTGCGCCGCAACAAACAATGACCACGGTAAGCATACTGCGATCTGTGCAAAAAACTTTCCACGACTTGAGAGGCCTTCACTGGAGCGATGCGAAAACTTGAGCCAATCATCAACAAATCCCACAAGTCCGGCGGCGAAGGGAAGGCTCCAGATCTCGACAAGAAGCCGCCTCTCCGAAGAGAGGAAGCAAAAAGCAAGGAAACATCCTACAATCGCCACGCCGAGAAAAACAACGCCTCCCATTGTGGGCGTTCCACCCTTACGCTCAAGGTGCCCTTGAGGTCCGTACAATTTAAGGAATTGTTCTATTCGTAACGTTTTTTGTTTTTTCAACCACCATTCCTGCATGACCACATTCAACACAAGCAAACAAACGCCAACAGCAATCGCCGTTATCGTCATGTCCTCCGGGTCAATCCCCGCACCACCTTTTCCAGTTCGTAATGCCGGGATCCCTTGACAAGGAGAATGTCCTCCGGCGCAAGCAAGGATTCTACCACGGCAAGAGCCTCTTCGGCATTGGCAACGCGGAAAACGTGATTACTCCGGAAACCGCGCTCTCCATCAACATGGACGTCTTCCCACTCCTTACCCACGAGAAGAACAACGTCACAACGAAGCGCTTTTTCAAGGAGACGCTCATGCCAAATCGGACTCTCCCTACCCAATTCACGCATGCCTCCGAGGATGGCTACGACGCGCTCCTCTCCCTTCTTCCTTATTGCAAAAAGGTTGTCCAACGCAACCGAAAGAGAAGCTGGGTTCGCGTTGTAGGCCTCATCGACGAGCAATCCGCCCCCCTCTCGAAAGAGGATGACTCCCCGGCCTTGCGGCGGTGTCATTGTACCGATCCTTCGGACAAGCTCTTCCAAAGGTTGTTCGAACGCAACACCCAGAGCGAATCCAAAGGCAGCAGTATAGGCATGCTGGATGCCGAAAAGAGGCACGGAACAGTCGAGAACTTTTCCAAAAACATCGTAACGAACGGACAATTGCGGAAGCATACCGTCAAAGCGTGATTCCGCATGAAGAATACGCACTCCCTGCCCCGAGGGAACCTGATACCCTATGGGAAACAGTCGCCAAGGTCGGCCAGCGGTTTCCACACGCCTCCTCAGGAGATCATTATCATAATTATAGGACAAGACGCGAAGCTGCTGCGAACAGGTAATCTCCCATTTTGCACCGAGAACTCCCTCAATGGAACCGAATCCTTCAAGGTGCGCCGGAGAGATTTCGGTAATCACTGCTGTATCGGGCTCATAGGTTTCGGTAAGCTCACGTATTTCTCCCGGAGCATTTGCACCCATCTCCAAAAGGAGAACTTCCGTGGAAACGGGCATGGAAAGCACGGTGAGCGCGCATCCTATCCGGGTGTTGTGACTCTTGGCAGCGGGATGGACACGTAGAGCGGGAGAAAGGACGTTACGCACAAGCTCCTTGGTAGTGGTTTTTCCTACACTTCCGGTCACAGCAATGCGCCGGCGAGGTACGAAACGTGCGAGATAGGCAAGTGCCATGTCCTCCAGGGCTTTTTCTGTATTTTCCACCCAAAGGACAGCGTTCTCGTTGCCAAAAGAATCCACGGAGAATAAATCCCTTCTGTCGCTTTGCAGAACGAAGAATGTCGCACCCCTCGAAAGAGCGTCCGAGACGAAGCGATGACCATCCACAGAGGCACCGGGAATCGCGGCAAATCCCTCGCCTGGCTGCACCTCCCTGCTGTCGGTCCGAAACATCGATGGCATCACACCATCCGGCCCTGTCAGGAAACCTTTCGTCGCCACCGCCGCCTCGCTGCGCTTCCAGAACGATGCCTGCGTCATTCCCATGAAATACTCCTATCTTTCGCCCAACGTAAAAAAGCATCCTTGTCGCTGTAGGGAATTCTTCGGTTTTCCCGAAGAATGTAGCGCTCCGGTCCCTTTCCTGCAAGAAGAACGATGTCACCCGGACCTGCCGCATCCAAAGCGGTGCGAACTGCCTCTTCTCGTTCGAGAATAACGAGGGCTCGTTCTTCACCACCGGCTTCGCGTATTCCCTCCAAATTCTGTTGCGCTATCGCTGCGGGATCCTCGTTTCTTGGATTGTCCATGGTAACAACAATGCGATCTGCCAACTCGGCCATTATTTTCCCTATGAGGGGTCGATTTTCTGCGTAGCGTTCCCCACCTGATCCGAACACCACAATAATACGTCCGGAACAGATCTCTCGAAGTGCACAAAGCACTTTCTCCATCGCATCCGGACTGTGGGCGTAATCAATGATACACGCGAACCCGCTGTGCGTTCGAAACCGCTCCATCCGCCCCGGAATCTGAGGAACATTCCGCAGACCGACAAGAATCATCTCCGGATCAATACCTACCGCATAAGCCAGGGCCGCCGCACCCAAGGCATTTGCAAGGCTGAATTTCCCTGCAAGGGGAACGGAGAAGGCAATTGGGGATTTGCCAGGAAAATGAAGTTTACCGGACACTCCTTCGAGCGTCGAGGAAATGTCGCTTCCGTACACGGCGACACCATTTCCAGGTGTACAGCCAAATCCCAACAAGGAGTTCCCGTATTTCGACAGGAGGCGTCTTCCATAGGCGTCATCTACATTCACTGCGCCTTTCCAGCCTTTCAAGGTATATTCATCGAAAAGCAGCGTTTTTGCCTCGAAATAATCCTCCATTGTTCCATGAAAATCTAAATGTTCCGATGTGAGATTTGTAAAAAGTGCACCTTCAAAGAGACAGCCACGGAGTCTACCGAGCATTAAACCATGAGAGGACGCTTCAAGAACACAAATGGAGCACCTGTTCCTCACCATACGCGCCAACCAGTGTTGAATATCGCTCGCCTCAGGTGTAGTCCGCTCTGCATACTCATCCACCATGCCGTCATTGTAGGTGATTGTTCCCAGGAGACCACAGGTCTCCCCCGCTGCTTGAAAAATTGAGCGTAAAAGATATGTGGAAGAGGTTTTTCCATTCGTACCCGTAACCGCAAACATGCGCAGTTTTTCCGCTGGGTAGCCTTCCAGTGCGGCAGCAACGTACCCAAGCGACTTGCGAATATCCGACACAAGAATCTGGGGGAATGGCAACGAGAGAGGCTCTTCACACAGGAAAGCCGCAGCCCCTGCGGCTGCGGCCAATTCTGCGAAATCCCGACCATCATGTTTTTTCCCTCGGATGCAGCAGAAGAGGGAGCCCGGAGAAACCTGCCTGTGGTCGGCCACGACATTCTCCAAAGAAGGGTCCTGCTCCCCATGCAGGGTACGAATGCGTATCCCTTTGCTCTCAAGTTCTCGACACAACAAAGAGTATTTCACGACACCATCCTCCCACGTTCTCTCATCTTTGAGGAGCCTCTGAAAAATGCCGTGCCGATCTCGGAAAAACGCGATGCAATCGAAAATCGAGAGAGGGCGATTCCTACTTGATCAGGGTTTCCTTGAAACATACCCCTTGTTTTTGTTGTGCAATACACTCTTCCTGCATTGACAGTACGTGCTCATCGATTTTCAGTGATCGGAGTTACCATCTCAGCATCCAGAAGAAGCATCGCCTCAACGATTTCTTTGAAGAGCGGGGCTGCAATAAGCCCGCCCATGTCCTTTCCGGCTTTGGGTTCTCCCAAAATGACCAACAAGACGTTCTCCGGTTTATCCGAGGGCCAGAAACCGACGAAAGAGGCCACATATCGATGTTCCAGGTACTTGCCTTTTTCTGCAATTTGGGCAGTACCCGTCTTTCCGGAGACGGAAACACCTTGCACGTTCGCCCGTTTTCCAGTCCCGCGAAGAATGACTTCTCGCATGGCATTTCGTAACCACGCAGCCGTTTCTTCGCTTAACACCTGCCCCCTGGGGGTTCTCCGTCCTTCATAGATTTTTTTCCCCGATCCATCAGACGCCTCTTGCACGAGGTAGGGCTGAAGCAGTGTTCCTCCATTGACGATAGCACTGATGGCGGTAGCCAGCTGAAGCGGAGTGACAGCGATTCCCTGGCCGATGGCTATATTGGACGGAATCGCCCCGTACCAGCGTTCAGGGGTGTATACGAGCCCTTCTTCTTCTCCCGGAAGTTCAATGTTGGTCCGTCTTCCAAAACCCCACTGTGTAAGGGTCTCGTACATCTGCTGCGTGCGGAAACGCATCCCGATCATAGCCATGCCGACATTGCTCGAATTGACAAGAACATCCGTGAGCGTTTGTGTACCGTGGGCTCTTCCCTGAACTTCGCGAATAGTTGTATCCGCTACTTTGATCCTGCCAGGACAATTGTGAAAGATTTCCCCTTTGGAGACGTAACCATGCTCAAGGGCAATCCCCATTATAACGGGTTTGAGTGTCGACCCTGGTTCGTAGACGCGACCAATGACATTGTTCCGTTTCGCCTCGGCAACCTCAAGTGTTTCCCTCTTGTTGGCGTCGAAAGAAGGCCAACTCACCATACCTTTGACAGCACCGGAGTTGGGATCGAGACAGACCGCCGCCGCCCAGGAGACGTTCTCTCTCACTGCCGCCTTTTCGACAATTTCCTCCATTATATGTTGGATTCGCGCATCTACAGTGAGAATGACTTTGCCTGCCCTTGGAGCGGTAATTTCTGCAAGAGGCGACAGGAGATCCAGCGTTTCTCCTCCCGCAGTTCTCACGACGATCCGCACCTGGGGTGGAGAAAAAAGGACACTGTTCCACGCTCGCTCAATGCCGGAAAGCCCATTGTCGTCGATATCGCAATACCCCAGAATATGAGACAGAGAAGAACCGTGCGGATAGACTCTTTTCTGCTCTTTCATGGTGAAAAGACCTTCCAATTTGAGTTTTTTCAGTTCTTCGCCACGTTCTCCGTCGATTTTTCGCGCCACCCAATGAAACCGCCCTCGGAGAGCCCCCGAAAGTTTCCGTATCGTGCTTTCCTCGAATTTTCCTTTCAACTGCTGCGCCGATTCGGCTTTCCATTCCTGAGGGTCAACGAAGAAGCTGATGCTTGGAATGGAAATCGCCAGTGGAATACCATTTCGGTCAAAGATGGTACCTCTACTTGTGCTCACCGTCACTTGCGCCCAGTACTGTTTTTTCGCCTGCGCCACAACCCGGGGGTCCGGAAACAACTGAATCTCTACGGTACGCCCGGCGAGAAAGAAAAGAGCTGATACAATCCAAAGCCACGGATTCCGCAACGCTCTGAACAACCGCACGTCACCCCATGAACCAGATGTCATTCACGAGCATTTGCAGGCGTTCCCCAAAGAAAACCACTCTTTTGGGCATGTCGCTCTCCCTCGAAAGCAACAAGAGGTTGTCGTTCCGAACCTGAGGATAGACCAGAAGGAATCCGAACAAAAACAAGATAGGAAGGCGGAACCATTCCGAGCGTTGATCGAGCGGTTCCGTAGATTTTCTGAGGGGAGACGAGTGAGGCCAGTTGCATTTGAAGATAGGCAAGCTCTTCTGAAGCTTTTTCCGTTCTCTGGGAAAGCTGAGACAGATGATTTTCGAGACTCAGGCTATAGAGACGCAGGCCACCTAATCCAAGGAAGAAAATACCAAGGATGACACAGGCAATTGCGCAAAACGGCGCAACACGAACGTTGCCTCCGATTCGACTGGAAACTGCCATGCCTCACCCTCCTCTACGCGGAAAAGATAAACCCTCTTAGTTTGGCACTCCTTGCCTTGTAGTTCGCATCGATTTCCTCATCATCGGCAACAAGAAGCTTTCGATTCCATCTCTTCCCTAAGCCCTCAGTCTCCCACTTGCGAAAAGCCTGTTTGACGAGACGATCCTCAAGGGAGTGATAGCTCACAAAAACGACGACAGATCCCCCACTCACGATGCGGGAACACTGCTCCAAAGCTGCATTCAAAGCTCCTAACTCGTCGTTGACATGGATCCGAAGCGCTTGAAAAAGCTTCCGAGCAGGATGCCCACCCATTTTTCGCTGCATTGGCGCGGGCAAACCTCTTCGAAGCACCTCCACAACATCCGTCGTGGTGTGCAGTCCCCCGCTTCGCTCCCTTTCGGCACAGATGAGCTTTGCCATGAGGTAAGCATGTCGTTCTTCTCCATAATCGCGAAAAATGCGCGTCAACTCGCCGCAAGATGCCGTATTCAAGACTGCTTCAGCAGTCAATGACGCATCAGGTCCCATTCGCATATCGAGAGGCCCCTCGTTCTGAAACGAAAAGCCACGCCGAGGTTCCGAAAGTTGGAAATTTGACACTCCAAGGTCAAAAAGGATTGCCTTTGCCGGAGAAAAGCCCTGATCACAGACCAGGGTCTCCAAATTTCGGAAATTACCCTGGACAGCGACAAATCGCTCTCCAAAAGACGCCAGCCTTTCCTTGGCAAATTGCAACGCCTCTTCATCCCGATCGATACCGAGCAGGCGAACCTCTTTTCGGGAAGAAAGAATTCGTTCCGCATGTCCTCCGAGCCCAAGAGTCGCATCCACAACATTTCCGTAACAGGCGCACTCTTCCAATATTTCCATAACTTTTCCAAGAAGCACCGGGGTGTGATGCATCAGAGCCCTCCAAGCTCTCTGGCAATGGCGGAGAAATCTTCAGCCAGAACTTTTTCCTGATGGCGCATCCAACGTTCACGATCCCATATTTCCACATGATCACCGTTGCCGATGATGCAAAGCTCTTGATTCAACGCAGCATGTTCACGAAGAAATGGAGAAAGGAGCATTCGCCCCGCACCGTCAAGTTGGATTTCGTTGGCCGTTGCAAAGAGAACCCGCATGAAATCCTTGAGTTGTGCTCTTGGGAGAGGCAAGGCTTCTAATTTTTCGAGAAGGGATTCCCAACCTGTCTGAGGATAGATGGCAACGCAACGCTGCATGCCGGCACTGGCAACGACATCACGCCCCAATCCCTGGCGAAACCTGGAAGGGAGAACGATACGGCCTTTCTCGTCAAGGCGATGCTCATACATCCCCACAAACATGGGAATTCCTCCCAATTTATACCATTCTACTCCACTACGACCCACTCTACCATGCTTTGCGCAGGAGGAATGAGTCTCAGGAACTATTTTTCCTGAAAAATTCTGCGACGAACGACTCAAAAAGAACACTTCAATAGGAGTCTGACGAGACAAAACAACAAAAACCGTGCACTTCCTCAGTCCTCAGTCACCTGAGGAAAGGGGTGCACGGTCGTGTTCCTTGTTATTTTGTGCCATGACAGGAAGAGATTCTTAAACTACACTGTGAAGTGGTAAAGCAGAAATGAGCGGGAGAGCATCGCGTAAGCCGGGTTCTGTCGTGGGCAACCATTTATCTAGGGCAATAGCTCGCGCTATGCCTCAAGCGACCGTACCCGGGAGTCAGCGGGCCGCCTCATCCTCCCCTATTCGGCCTTGCTCCGGGCGGGGTTTGCCTAGCCCGCCAGTCACCTGGCGGCTGGTGGGCTCTTACCCCACCTTTTCACCCTTACCTCGAAAGGCGGTATGTTTCTGTGGCACTTTCCTTGGGTTCACACCCACTGGACGTTATCCAGCGCCCTGCCCTGTGGAGCCCGGACTTTCCTCTCCTCGCGAAAGGCGAGCAGCGGTTGCCTGAGATACTCTCCCGCGGAAAGTAGTATAGCAGCTCCTGCATTGAAAGCGAATTCTTCCGCATATTGCTCTTTTTCCCGTTTCATGGTAGTTGTGTTGAACCCGAGACAACACTACTGACCTGGTTCTTTTACTCCATCAAGACACGACGACATTTCGGATATTTTTTGTTCCCTATTCCACGGGAGGAGGTCTCTCTGTGATCGAAAAAACGTACCCCGCTCCGCCGGAATACGATGTCTTTAAGAGGAAGGTCAGAGAACTGACTGGCATCGATCTAGACTCGTACAAGTTCCAGATCCATCGCCGTGTCCACATGCTGATGCAACGATGGGGAATCACCGATTATGACATGTTTTTCAAAACACTTTCTCAAAACGGAGACAAGCTCCGCGAATTCCTCGACTACCTGACGATCAACGTCTCGGAATTTTTCAGAAACCCGAACAGATGGTGGGAGCTCAAGGACCAGATCATCCCCACGTTATTGCGCGAACGCAACGACAAAAAACTGCGCATCTGGAGCGCCGGAGCCGCAACGGGAGAAGAACCCTATTCTCTCGGTATCCTTTCCCTCGAATGTGGTCTTGTCATTCCTCCAAAGGTCAAGGCCTCCGATATCGACGCGGGAGCGTTGAAAAAAGCGGAAGAGGGGCTTTATCATAAGCGGCAGCTCGTCAGCGTGCCTCCCGCGTGGCTGGAGCGCCACTTTTCTCCGGTGGATGCGGAAACCTTCAGAATCAAACCTTCCGTCAAGGAGCGCGTGCAATTCGTCCGAGAAAATCTCATTGAGGACAAATTCGAAGAAGGAATGGACATCATTCTTTGTCGCAATGTCGTGATCTATTTCTCGCCGGAGACAAAGCTGAAGCTCTATGAAAAATTCTTCCACGCCCTTCGTCCCGGAGGATATCTCATGGTCGGCTCCACCGAACAGATTTTCGAATACCGGCGTCTTGGGTTCGAGTCTGCGGGACCGTTTCTCTATCGCCGTCCCAAATAGCTTCGTGCGAGCGTCACATAGGTTTCGGCATGTTCCCGGATATGCAGGATCTCTTCGGGCACAAGCGATCGCACCGTCTTGCCGGGAATTCCCATGACGAGCGATCCTGGAGGAACAAACCTTCCCTCGGGGACAAGTGCTCTTGCGGCAATGATGCTTCCCTCCCCGACGACCGCTCCGTCGAGCACTGTGGCGCCCATACCGATGAGACAATCGTCTTCGATCCGACAACCGTGCAGGATCACGCCATGCCCCAGAGTGACCCGCTTCCCCACCAGGACAGGCAATTCCCTGGTGACGTGCAGGAGACACCCGTCCTGCACATTGGAAGAATCTCCAACCTCAATGAAATTGATGTCGCCTCGTAATACCGAAGCGAACCACACGCTTGCATCCTTGCCGACACGAACATCTCCCACGAGAACGGAGGAGGCGGCAATAAACGCCGCCTCCTCCGTCTTGGGAAACAGGCCGTCATAGGAAAAAAGCGGTCCTTCTCCATTCACGACGGTACTCCTCCCTCGTGCTGCACTTTGTTCATCCTTCCACTGTCAATGAGACCGGACGATCTCCTTAATTCGCATGAGGCGACTTAGATTCGCCCTCTCCTGTTCGTCCAACTTCATGGTGATGAACCGGATCGTCTCCACAAAAGAGGGAATCAACACATGTTCCAGAGCGTTGACACGGCGACGCGTCCGTTCGATTTCCTTTGCCATGAGCTGGAGAGCCTTTTCCTCGGCGGCCAACGTGATCAATTTTGGAATGAGACGAGAAAAACGCTCCAATGCCACGTCAAGGCTTCCCGTGGAGGTGGCGAGCCCGTAATTGAAAACATTGCCTTCCTGATGCACCGTATACTCCGGTATAAGCACACTCATCACGTTCCGCTGCGTTCGCGTCAGGGTGCACACGGAACCGGAAATGAGCAACGCCTGTTCCAGCATGACAGGAAGTGTCTGGGCTCTGGCCAAGAGGAAATTCCGGTAACAAGCCAGAAGCTCTTCTTCCGCACGTTCACGCATATCTTTGACTTCCCGTGCTCGTTTCAGAAATTCCTTGATGAGCGCATCCTGCTTGTCCTTCAGCAGTTTGTGCCCCCGCTTCGCCACAACGAGACGTTTTTTGAGGCGGGAGAGCTCCATCCTATTCGGATTGACGGTCAGCTGCTTTGCCATGACACGACCTCCTGCCTAAACCGCAGCCGTCTCGGTTACGGCCTCTTCCTCCTTGACGAGTCGCGGCTTGAGGTATTTCTCGATGTAGGCGTCACGCACACGCTTCAATTCTTTCACCGGAATGATCGCGAGCAAATCCCAACCGAGTTCGAGCGTTTCCTCCACAGTCCGATTCTCG
Above is a genomic segment from Aminiphilus circumscriptus DSM 16581 containing:
- the mraY gene encoding phospho-N-acetylmuramoyl-pentapeptide-transferase, encoding MTITAIAVGVCLLVLNVVMQEWWLKKQKTLRIEQFLKLYGPQGHLERKGGTPTMGGVVFLGVAIVGCFLAFCFLSSERRLLVEIWSLPFAAGLVGFVDDWLKFSHRSSEGLSSRGKFFAQIAVCLPWSLFVAAQNLEFFPGFRPEFLLAAMLLTFASVGFLNAFNVTDGLDGLAAGAAVISFTGLLTLGDVEKAVSWAGMTGLVTALGFLWHNAHPAKIFMGDVGAHFFGGLLMSTAIFSGTPILVVSLSFLFLVEIISVILQILAIRGFRRRIFLMSPLHHHFELVGWSETQIVARFWIVHACGMLATFVLLKFFFF
- a CDS encoding UDP-N-acetylmuramoyl-tripeptide--D-alanyl-D-alanine ligase; translated protein: MTQASFWKRSEAAVATKGFLTGPDGVMPSMFRTDSREVQPGEGFAAIPGASVDGHRFVSDALSRGATFFVLQSDRRDLFSVDSFGNENAVLWVENTEKALEDMALAYLARFVPRRRIAVTGSVGKTTTKELVRNVLSPALRVHPAAKSHNTRIGCALTVLSMPVSTEVLLLEMGANAPGEIRELTETYEPDTAVITEISPAHLEGFGSIEGVLGAKWEITCSQQLRVLSYNYDNDLLRRRVETAGRPWRLFPIGYQVPSGQGVRILHAESRFDGMLPQLSVRYDVFGKVLDCSVPLFGIQHAYTAAFGFALGVAFEQPLEELVRRIGTMTPPQGRGVILFREGGGLLVDEAYNANPASLSVALDNLFAIRKKGEERVVAILGGMRELGRESPIWHERLLEKALRCDVVLLVGKEWEDVHVDGERGFRSNHVFRVANAEEALAVVESLLAPEDILLVKGSRHYELEKVVRGLTRRT
- a CDS encoding UDP-N-acetylmuramoyl-L-alanyl-D-glutamate--2,6-diaminopimelate ligase codes for the protein MKYSLLCRELESKGIRIRTLHGEQDPSLENVVADHRQVSPGSLFCCIRGKKHDGRDFAELAAAAGAAAFLCEEPLSLPFPQILVSDIRKSLGYVAAALEGYPAEKLRMFAVTGTNGKTSSTYLLRSIFQAAGETCGLLGTITYNDGMVDEYAERTTPEASDIQHWLARMVRNRCSICVLEASSHGLMLGRLRGCLFEGALFTNLTSEHLDFHGTMEDYFEAKTLLFDEYTLKGWKGAVNVDDAYGRRLLSKYGNSLLGFGCTPGNGVAVYGSDISSTLEGVSGKLHFPGKSPIAFSVPLAGKFSLANALGAAALAYAVGIDPEMILVGLRNVPQIPGRMERFRTHSGFACIIDYAHSPDAMEKVLCALREICSGRIIVVFGSGGERYAENRPLIGKIMAELADRIVVTMDNPRNEDPAAIAQQNLEGIREAGGEERALVILEREEAVRTALDAAGPGDIVLLAGKGPERYILRENRRIPYSDKDAFLRWAKDRSISWE
- a CDS encoding peptidoglycan D,D-transpeptidase FtsI family protein; this translates as MAQAKKQYWAQVTVSTSRGTIFDRNGIPLAISIPSISFFVDPQEWKAESAQQLKGKFEESTIRKLSGALRGRFHWVARKIDGERGEELKKLKLEGLFTMKEQKRVYPHGSSLSHILGYCDIDDNGLSGIERAWNSVLFSPPQVRIVVRTAGGETLDLLSPLAEITAPRAGKVILTVDARIQHIMEEIVEKAAVRENVSWAAAVCLDPNSGAVKGMVSWPSFDANKRETLEVAEAKRNNVIGRVYEPGSTLKPVIMGIALEHGYVSKGEIFHNCPGRIKVADTTIREVQGRAHGTQTLTDVLVNSSNVGMAMIGMRFRTQQMYETLTQWGFGRRTNIELPGEEEGLVYTPERWYGAIPSNIAIGQGIAVTPLQLATAISAIVNGGTLLQPYLVQEASDGSGKKIYEGRRTPRGQVLSEETAAWLRNAMREVILRGTGKRANVQGVSVSGKTGTAQIAEKGKYLEHRYVASFVGFWPSDKPENVLLVILGEPKAGKDMGGLIAAPLFKEIVEAMLLLDAEMVTPITENR
- the rsmH gene encoding 16S rRNA (cytosine(1402)-N(4))-methyltransferase RsmH, with protein sequence MHHTPVLLGKVMEILEECACYGNVVDATLGLGGHAERILSSRKEVRLLGIDRDEEALQFAKERLASFGERFVAVQGNFRNLETLVCDQGFSPAKAILFDLGVSNFQLSEPRRGFSFQNEGPLDMRMGPDASLTAEAVLNTASCGELTRIFRDYGEERHAYLMAKLICAERERSGGLHTTTDVVEVLRRGLPAPMQRKMGGHPARKLFQALRIHVNDELGALNAALEQCSRIVSGGSVVVFVSYHSLEDRLVKQAFRKWETEGLGKRWNRKLLVADDEEIDANYKARSAKLRGFIFSA
- the mraZ gene encoding division/cell wall cluster transcriptional repressor MraZ, yielding MFVGMYEHRLDEKGRIVLPSRFRQGLGRDVVASAGMQRCVAIYPQTGWESLLEKLEALPLPRAQLKDFMRVLFATANEIQLDGAGRMLLSPFLREHAALNQELCIIGNGDHVEIWDRERWMRHQEKVLAEDFSAIARELGGL
- a CDS encoding CheR family methyltransferase — encoded protein: MIEKTYPAPPEYDVFKRKVRELTGIDLDSYKFQIHRRVHMLMQRWGITDYDMFFKTLSQNGDKLREFLDYLTINVSEFFRNPNRWWELKDQIIPTLLRERNDKKLRIWSAGAATGEEPYSLGILSLECGLVIPPKVKASDIDAGALKKAEEGLYHKRQLVSVPPAWLERHFSPVDAETFRIKPSVKERVQFVRENLIEDKFEEGMDIILCRNVVIYFSPETKLKLYEKFFHALRPGGYLMVGSTEQIFEYRRLGFESAGPFLYRRPK
- a CDS encoding gamma carbonic anhydrase family protein; its protein translation is MNGEGPLFSYDGLFPKTEEAAFIAASSVLVGDVRVGKDASVWFASVLRGDINFIEVGDSSNVQDGCLLHVTRELPVLVGKRVTLGHGVILHGCRIEDDCLIGMGATVLDGAVVGEGSIIAARALVPEGRFVPPGSLVMGIPGKTVRSLVPEEILHIREHAETYVTLARSYLGRR
- a CDS encoding V-type ATP synthase subunit D: MAKQLTVNPNRMELSRLKKRLVVAKRGHKLLKDKQDALIKEFLKRAREVKDMRERAEEELLACYRNFLLARAQTLPVMLEQALLISGSVCTLTRTQRNVMSVLIPEYTVHQEGNVFNYGLATSTGSLDVALERFSRLIPKLITLAAEEKALQLMAKEIERTRRRVNALEHVLIPSFVETIRFITMKLDEQERANLSRLMRIKEIVRSH